In Fibrobacter sp. UWB15, the following proteins share a genomic window:
- a CDS encoding GTP-binding protein, with protein MKKSVPITLLTGYLGAGKTTLLNFVLNNQQGYHVAVIVNDIGEVNIDQTLIEKGGNITKEDSGKVVPLSNGCICCSLKTDLLEQIAELLEMNKFDYILIEASGICEPIPIAQTICMAGAQLQSRDGRPLPCHLDNIVSVVDVARLADEFAGGQKLLDKDLEEEDIANLLIQQIEFCNTIVMNKVDSLSKTDLEHVKAVVRALQPDAKMIETNYGKVEMKDILDTKQFDFEKVGNSAAWAKELMKETSPEDDDDDHDEHEHHHHDHDDDDHDEHEHHHHDHDDDDHDEHEHHHDHEHEHEDHSHCDHEHGVCHCGHHHDKDHPHGDEYGIGTFVYERRRPLIRERFEVLLDDYPTSIIRTKGLVWFEDERDNSYLFEQAGKQASAQNFGPWFASESEAEQKRILRENPDLLKVWDEKYGDRIIRLVFIGQHMDKGKIIAAMDSCLGE; from the coding sequence ATGAAAAAGTCAGTACCTATTACGCTGCTCACCGGCTACCTCGGAGCCGGAAAAACCACCCTTCTCAATTTTGTTCTCAACAACCAGCAAGGTTACCATGTCGCTGTGATTGTAAACGACATCGGCGAAGTGAACATCGACCAGACGCTCATCGAAAAGGGCGGAAACATTACTAAAGAAGACTCCGGCAAGGTGGTGCCGCTGTCTAACGGCTGCATTTGCTGCTCCCTGAAGACCGACCTTTTGGAACAAATTGCCGAACTGTTGGAAATGAACAAGTTCGACTACATTTTGATTGAAGCAAGCGGCATTTGCGAACCGATTCCTATCGCACAAACGATTTGCATGGCCGGTGCCCAGTTGCAGAGCCGCGACGGCCGCCCACTCCCCTGCCACCTGGACAACATCGTATCCGTTGTTGACGTGGCTCGCCTCGCCGACGAATTCGCCGGCGGACAGAAACTGCTCGACAAGGATCTCGAAGAAGAAGACATCGCCAACCTGCTCATCCAGCAGATTGAATTCTGCAACACGATTGTGATGAACAAGGTTGATAGTTTGTCTAAAACAGACCTTGAACACGTGAAGGCCGTGGTTCGCGCCTTGCAGCCCGATGCCAAGATGATCGAGACGAATTACGGCAAGGTCGAAATGAAGGATATCTTGGACACCAAGCAGTTCGATTTCGAAAAGGTCGGCAACTCCGCCGCCTGGGCCAAGGAACTCATGAAAGAAACGTCTCCTGAAGACGATGACGATGACCACGACGAGCATGAGCACCACCATCATGACCACGATGACGATGACCACGACGAGCATGAGCACCACCATCATGACCACGATGACGACGATCATGACGAACACGAGCATCATCATGATCACGAGCATGAGCACGAAGACCACAGTCACTGCGACCATGAACACGGCGTGTGCCACTGCGGTCACCACCATGACAAGGACCATCCGCATGGTGACGAATACGGCATCGGCACGTTCGTGTACGAACGCCGCCGTCCGTTGATTCGTGAACGCTTTGAAGTGTTGCTTGACGACTACCCGACTAGCATTATCCGCACCAAGGGTCTCGTGTGGTTCGAAGACGAACGCGATAACAGCTACCTATTCGAACAGGCTGGTAAGCAGGCATCTGCCCAGAATTTCGGTCCTTGGTTTGCAAGCGAAAGCGAAGCCGAACAGAAGCGAATTCTGCGTGAAAATCCGGACTTGCTTAAGGTGTGGGACGAAAAGTACGGCGACCGTATTATCCGACTCGTCTTCATCGGCCAGCACATGGATAAGGGTAAGATTATCGCTGCAATGGATTCTTGCTTAGGCGAGTAA
- a CDS encoding radical SAM protein has translation MNLVLCLTEQCNLRCSYCYYKDTQSARHNVMDDKTLEQAIRVGLERSLFFRQTYLNITFFGGEPLLRKDAIFKGVNIAKAFLAESMDKGEAPSNFKLNFAVNTNGTLFDDSFFDFCEREHFRIYLSLDGPEHHHDIARRTINGCGSFKEIKKNIPRFVKLGAVALSTVTRAHIETLADSVKWLHEQGFRSLTTSVDFDGKWTGEDFDRLALQYQKMALYWKKCRDKGDKMFLGTIQDKIKLYLTNLRYRQYSCHVYNGAIGVATNGNMFPCTRFITSNNNPPYLQGNVFTGFNEDACEQIRLFLDNDKKECEGCDIRYRCCAHECACTSFYSTGSIEGVSPEVCTHERMLTEITDKLIIK, from the coding sequence ATGAACTTAGTTCTATGCCTTACGGAACAGTGTAACTTGCGCTGTTCCTATTGTTATTACAAGGACACGCAATCCGCTCGCCACAACGTGATGGATGACAAAACGCTCGAGCAGGCGATTCGCGTGGGGCTAGAGCGCAGCCTGTTTTTCAGGCAGACTTATCTGAACATCACCTTTTTCGGTGGCGAGCCATTGTTGCGCAAGGACGCTATTTTCAAGGGCGTGAACATCGCCAAGGCATTCCTTGCCGAGTCCATGGACAAAGGCGAAGCGCCCAGCAACTTCAAGCTCAATTTTGCAGTCAACACGAACGGCACGCTCTTTGACGATTCTTTTTTTGACTTTTGCGAACGCGAGCATTTTCGCATTTACCTTTCGCTTGACGGTCCGGAACACCACCACGACATTGCTCGCCGTACCATAAACGGCTGCGGGAGTTTCAAGGAAATCAAAAAGAACATTCCGCGATTCGTAAAGTTAGGCGCAGTCGCTCTAAGCACCGTAACGCGAGCCCACATAGAAACCCTTGCCGACAGCGTCAAGTGGCTGCATGAGCAGGGATTCAGGAGCCTTACCACGAGCGTCGACTTTGACGGCAAATGGACCGGCGAAGATTTTGACAGGCTCGCCCTACAATACCAGAAGATGGCTTTGTACTGGAAGAAATGTCGCGATAAAGGCGACAAGATGTTCTTGGGCACGATTCAGGACAAAATAAAATTATACCTTACGAATTTACGGTATAGGCAATATTCTTGCCATGTATACAACGGAGCCATTGGCGTTGCGACCAATGGCAACATGTTCCCTTGCACCAGGTTCATTACCTCAAACAATAATCCGCCTTACTTACAAGGTAACGTCTTCACCGGATTTAACGAAGACGCCTGCGAACAAATTAGACTGTTCTTGGACAACGACAAAAAAGAATGCGAAGGTTGCGACATACGCTACCGCTGTTGCGCCCATGAATGCGCCTGCACGAGCTTTTACAGCACCGGTTCTATTGAGGGCGTTTCGCCTGAAGTCTGCACGCATGAACGCATGCTTACTGAAATCACAGACAAATTAATTATTAAATAG